A stretch of Cucumis sativus cultivar 9930 chromosome 2, Cucumber_9930_V3, whole genome shotgun sequence DNA encodes these proteins:
- the LOC101221760 gene encoding beta-glucuronosyltransferase GlcAT14B, producing METNNKLQKKKKWFIPLVFSLLLTTLVVFVSIFISPHFSSSQFNRTHLMKNRIPRFVESKLAVSKTSSDSVPRLAYLISGSTGDGKSLKRALKALYHPRNHYVVHLDLEAPAAERLELADFVNNEPLFRSVGNVRMILRANLVTYRGPTMVTNTLHAAAILLKDGGDWDWFINLSASDYPLVTQDDLLHTLIPIPRNLNFIEHTSDIGWKEYQRAKPVIIDPGLYSLHKSDVYWVSEKRSIPTAYKLFTGSAWMMLSRPFVEYCLWGWDNLPRVALMYYANFLSSPEGYFHTVICNADEFRNTTVNHDLHFISWDNPPKQHPHFLNLDDFQHMVDSNAPFGRKFGHGDPVLDKIDSDLLRCNSDGYFPGDWFNLFQNSSTSSIHDITNTTNLRPGPSAKRLKHLIDGLLTAPDFHTSHCV from the exons ATGGAGACGAACAATAAgttgcagaagaagaagaaatggttTATTCCTTTGGTGTTTTCTTTGCTTCTGACCACTTTGGTCGTTTTcgtttccattttcatttcaccCCATTTCTCCTCTTCCCAATTCAACCGTACCCATTTGATGAAAAATCGGATTCCCCGTTTTGTTGAATCGAAGCTCGCGGTTTCGAAAACTTCATCTGACTCAGTTCCTCGTTTGGCTTACTTGATCTCGGGCTCCACCGGGGATGGGAAGAGCTTGAAGAGAGCTCTTAAGGCTCTGTACCACCCGAGGAATCATTACGTGGTGCATTTGGATTTGGAAGCTCCGGCGGCGGAGCGGCTGGAATTGGCTGATTTTGTGAACAATGAACCACTTTTTAGGAGTGTGGGTAATGTGAGGATGATATTGCGGGCTAATTTGGTTACTTATAGAGGGCCAACGATGGTTACTAATACACTTCACGCGGCGGCGATTCTGTTGAAGGACGGTGGAGATTGGGACTGGTTTATTAATCTCAGCGCTTCTGATTATCCTCTGGTCACTCAAGATG ATCTGCTCCATACTCTGATACCCATTCCAAGAAATCTGAACTTCATTGAGCATACGAGTGACATTGGATGGAAGGA GTACCAGAGAGCCAAACCAGTTATAATTGATCCGGGTTTGTATAGCcttcataaatcagatgtCTATTGGGTTTCGGAAAAACGGAGCATCCCAACAGCATATAAATTGTTCACAG GCTCTGCATGGATGATGCTCTCTCGCCCTTTCGTGGAATACTGTTTGTGGGGATGGGACAATCTCCCAAGAGTAGCCCTCATGTATTATGCCAACTTTCTCTCATCCCCTGAAGGCTATTTTCACACTGTCATTTGCAACGCCGATGAGTTTCGCAACACCACGGTCAACCACGACCTTCATTTCATCTCATGGGACAATCCCCCGAAGCAACATCCCCACTTTCTCAACCTTGACGACTTCCAGCATATGGTGGATAGCAATGCACCCTTCGGGCGAAAGTTTGGTCACGGTGACCCAGTCCTTGACAAAATTGACTCTGACTTGCTGAGATGCAATTCTGATGGATATTTTCCTGGCGACTGGTtcaatttgtttcaaaatagcAGTACTTCAAGTATACACGACATAACAAACACTACCAATTTGAGGCCAGGACCCAGTGCCAAAAGGCTTAAGCATCTGATTGATGGTTTGTTAACAGCACCTGATTTTCACACTTCACATTGCGTGTAG
- the LOC101221988 gene encoding probable sugar phosphate/phosphate translocator At2g25520, giving the protein MGKGGAISESVLKKVLLSYAYVAIWIFLSFSVIVYNKFILDQKMYNWPFPISLTMIHMAFCSSIAYLLVSVFKVVEPVSMSRELYFKSVVPIGALYSLSLWFSNSAYIYLSVSFIQMLKALMPVAVYSIGVSLKKEKFKSDTMANMISISLGVAVAAYGEAKFNSKGVSLQLLAVAFEATRLVMIQILLNSKGISLNPITSLYYVAPCCLVFLSVPWLIMEYPLLRDNSSFHLDFVIFGTNSFCAFALNLAVFLLVGKTSALTMNVAGVVKDWLLIAFSWSVIKDTVTPINLFGYGLAFLGVAYYNHSKLQALKAAEGLKKAQQADEEAGRLLEEREEGNERKIDNQN; this is encoded by the coding sequence ATGGGGAAGGGCGGAGCTATCTCCGAGAGTGTTCTCAAGAAAGTTCTCCTTTCTTATGCCTACGTCGCCATATGGATCTTCCTCAGCTTCTCCGTCATCGTCTACAACAAATTCATTCTAGATCAGAAGATGTACAATTGGCCTTTTCCGATCTCTCTCACTATGATCCATATGGCCTTCTGTTCCTCGATCGCTTACCTTCTCGTCAGCGTCTTCAAAGTTGTGGAGCCAGTTTCCATGTCCCGCGAGCTCTACTTCAAATCTGTGGTTCCGATCGGAGCTTTGTATTCGCTTTCCCTTTGGTTCTCTAATTCGGCGTATATCTATCTATCGGTTTCTTTTATACAGATGCTCAAGGCTTTGATGCCTGTCGCTGTGTACTCGATCGGAGTTTCGCTTAAGAAGGAGAAGTTTAAGTCTGATACAATGGCTAATATGATCTCGATCTCGCTTGGTGTTGCAGTTGCTGCGTATGGAGAGGCGAAATTCAATTCAAAGGGTGTTTCTTTGCAGCTGTTGGCGGTTGCGTTTGAGGCGACTCGATTGGTGATGATTCAGATTTTGTTGAATTCCAAGGGTATTTCGTTGAATCCCATCACGTCGCTTTACTATGTAGCTCCGTGTTGTTTGGTTTTCTTATCTGTACCATGGTTGATAATGGAGTACCCTTTGTTGAGGGATAATTCGAGCTTCCATTTGgattttgtgatttttggtACCAATTCGTTCTGTGCTTTTGCGTTGAATCTTGCTGTGTTTTTACTTGTGGGAAAGACATCTGCTTTGACAATGAATGTTGCTGGAGTAGTGAAAGATTGGTTATTGATTGCATTCTCCTGGTCTGTGATTAAGGATACGGTGACACCCATTAATTTGTTTGGCTATGGGCTTGCCTTCCTAGGAGTAGCGTATTACAACCATTCAAAGTTGCAGGCACTCAAAGCCGCAGAAGGTCTGAAAAAGGCTCAGCAGGCAGACGAGGAAGCTGGTAGGTTGTTGGAGGAGAGAGAAGAAGGGAATGAAAGGAAGATTGATAATCAAAATTAG